A window of Deinococcus grandis contains these coding sequences:
- a CDS encoding tRNA-guanine transglycosylase, translating into MTLHGFIPVLTHRFPLDALLTPYVERYAPAALISAAELRAAPGAPLPTLPLMIDSGGYQALDAHATVVDTGPFAALHVPGAAPLTPLDVYDLQRSARAAVCFTLDFPAPSTASSDERARRLHLGERNALWALSQIRPGTLYASVQPGQDLTRILAARPDGIALGGLAPHSADRDRLRHEIRTVRAQLPAGLPLHVFGLGHPDSIHAALTAGANTVDSSSPQRMAANGRAWTGEVIPDAAPHERLRLAVTNLLTALHADVPLALHPAWRPLTPGRSA; encoded by the coding sequence ATGACTCTCCACGGCTTCATTCCGGTCCTCACCCACCGCTTCCCACTCGACGCGCTCCTCACCCCGTACGTGGAACGTTACGCGCCTGCCGCGCTGATCAGCGCCGCCGAACTCCGCGCCGCGCCCGGCGCACCCCTGCCCACCCTGCCCCTGATGATCGACAGCGGCGGGTACCAGGCCCTGGACGCCCACGCGACCGTCGTGGACACCGGACCGTTCGCGGCGCTGCACGTGCCCGGCGCGGCCCCACTCACGCCGCTGGACGTGTACGACCTGCAGCGCAGCGCGCGGGCTGCCGTGTGCTTCACCCTCGACTTCCCCGCGCCCAGCACCGCCAGCAGCGACGAACGCGCGCGCCGCCTGCACCTCGGGGAACGCAATGCCCTGTGGGCCCTGTCCCAGATCCGCCCCGGCACCCTGTACGCCAGCGTCCAGCCCGGCCAGGACCTCACCAGAATCCTCGCCGCGAGACCGGACGGCATCGCCCTCGGCGGCCTCGCCCCGCACAGCGCTGACCGGGACCGCCTCCGGCACGAAATCCGCACCGTCCGTGCCCAGCTCCCCGCCGGGCTGCCCCTGCACGTGTTCGGCCTCGGGCACCCCGACTCCATCCACGCGGCCCTCACGGCCGGCGCGAACACCGTGGACTCCAGCAGCCCCCAGCGCATGGCCGCCAATGGCCGCGCCTGGACGGGCGAGGTCATCCCGGACGCCGCCCCGCACGAACGCCTGCGGCTCGCCGTCACGAACCTCCTGACCGCGCTGCACGCGGACGTGCCCCTCGCCCTGCACCCCGCCTGGCGACCCCTCACGCCCGGGAGGAGCGCGTGA
- a CDS encoding PRTRC system protein B, with protein sequence MSATITISTERTQRTAPALHEPILALVLYAPGGQDGLSSAYTRKHRIRHDGRGRAMLGAAQALTREDARDLLMTLGGRALTPTRENTLATSPTACAWWIPTGERALLFNPKYAQAGSVARFSGQSVPHPPLVFIAGPGSLSVYALRENTRPTLDTPVCHAPFWNIFPSGQVCRGSTAYPQACMPDTQPDWEEVFFQSEFTGPSRTDRYMNWGKSYEELLDTAQAQGTFPADVLVNAGQTLGQILT encoded by the coding sequence ATGAGCGCCACCATTACCATCTCCACCGAGCGCACTCAGCGCACTGCACCCGCCCTGCACGAACCGATCCTCGCCCTGGTCCTGTACGCGCCCGGCGGCCAGGACGGCCTGAGCAGCGCGTACACCCGCAAGCACCGCATCCGGCACGACGGCCGTGGCCGGGCCATGCTCGGCGCCGCGCAGGCCCTCACCCGTGAGGACGCCCGTGACCTCCTGATGACCCTGGGCGGCCGGGCCCTCACGCCCACCCGAGAGAACACGCTGGCCACCTCACCCACCGCGTGCGCCTGGTGGATCCCCACCGGGGAACGAGCCCTCCTGTTCAACCCCAAGTACGCCCAGGCCGGCAGCGTGGCCCGCTTCTCCGGGCAATCCGTGCCCCACCCACCGCTGGTCTTCATTGCCGGGCCGGGCAGCCTGAGCGTGTACGCCCTCCGGGAGAACACGCGCCCCACCCTGGACACCCCCGTGTGCCACGCGCCGTTCTGGAACATCTTCCCCAGCGGACAGGTGTGCCGGGGGTCCACCGCGTACCCACAGGCCTGCATGCCGGACACGCAACCTGACTGGGAGGAGGTGTTCTTCCAGTCGGAGTTCACCGGGCCGAGCCGCACGGACCGGTACATGAACTGGGGGAAGAGCTACGAGGAACTGCTGGACACGGCGCAGGCGCAGGGCACGTTCCCGGCTGACGTGCTCGTGAATGCCGGGCAAACCCTCGGGCAGATCCTGACCTGA
- a CDS encoding helix-turn-helix domain-containing protein yields the protein MADVLDHALRTLADNLRHHRTQRAWTQDDLAQASGISRRMIAALEAAQNNVSLSTLDHLAQALNLTFVELVSPRLSAGTGEVQRGATLWTTPHAASQAVLINTVPARHGTELWHWHLSPGEHYAASPDPQGMMELLYVLHGQLTIEFQERTTHLHAGDSLTYPSDQPYTYRNTGPTLTEFIRNVTH from the coding sequence ATGGCGGATGTCCTTGATCATGCCTTGCGCACACTGGCCGACAATCTTCGGCATCACCGAACCCAGCGCGCATGGACCCAAGATGATCTCGCGCAGGCTTCCGGGATCAGTCGCCGGATGATCGCCGCCCTCGAAGCCGCACAGAACAACGTCAGTCTCTCGACCCTCGATCACTTGGCCCAGGCGCTCAACCTGACTTTCGTCGAACTTGTTTCCCCCCGCCTGTCTGCCGGTACGGGCGAGGTGCAGCGCGGCGCCACCCTTTGGACTACACCGCATGCTGCCAGCCAGGCGGTCCTCATCAATACAGTTCCCGCGCGTCACGGTACAGAACTCTGGCATTGGCACCTCAGCCCCGGCGAACATTACGCCGCGTCTCCCGACCCACAGGGCATGATGGAACTTCTGTATGTCCTGCACGGACAACTGACCATTGAGTTTCAGGAACGTACCACGCACCTGCACGCTGGTGATTCCCTCACATATCCGTCCGATCAGCCCTACACGTACCGCAACACCGGTCCCACACTGACCGAATTCATTCGTAACGTCACCCACTAA
- a CDS encoding DMT family transporter, whose protein sequence is MRLTRQELLLVFITMIWGGTFLAIHHALAYTGPLFFVGARFLVAALLLTTLTFRTLGRPTRNELVAGSLIGTAIGAGYALQTIGLQTIPSSTSAFITALYVPLVPLLQWLFLRRPPSLMACIGIALAFVGLILVANPDGASLSFGAGEYWTLASAVAIAIEIILISAFSSRVEAKRVTIIQLLVAALLAFMVMWPAGEKVPSFSWTLAITVVALGAASALIQFGMNWAQKTVSPTRATVIYTGEPVWAGLIGRIAGERLPLLALFGGLLIVLGVLVSELPVPARLRTLLDRRRPQADEPPAAPVAHRQDHQS, encoded by the coding sequence ATGCGCCTCACCCGTCAAGAACTGCTGCTGGTCTTCATTACCATGATCTGGGGTGGCACTTTTCTCGCCATTCACCACGCCCTGGCCTACACCGGACCCCTCTTCTTCGTCGGGGCTCGCTTTCTGGTCGCAGCCCTTCTCCTGACCACACTGACCTTTCGCACGCTCGGCCGTCCCACCAGAAACGAACTGGTCGCAGGCAGCCTGATCGGGACGGCGATCGGCGCAGGCTACGCCCTGCAAACGATTGGTCTGCAGACCATCCCCAGTAGTACGTCCGCGTTCATCACCGCGCTGTATGTCCCGCTGGTGCCCCTCTTGCAGTGGCTCTTCTTGCGCCGGCCCCCTTCGCTGATGGCGTGTATCGGCATCGCCCTGGCATTTGTTGGGCTCATCTTGGTGGCGAATCCGGACGGCGCCAGCCTCAGTTTTGGTGCAGGAGAATACTGGACACTTGCCAGTGCAGTCGCCATCGCCATCGAAATCATCTTGATCAGCGCCTTTTCCAGTCGCGTGGAAGCCAAGCGCGTGACTATCATCCAACTGCTGGTGGCTGCCCTGTTGGCCTTCATGGTGATGTGGCCTGCTGGGGAGAAGGTCCCTTCATTTTCTTGGACACTGGCCATCACAGTGGTCGCGCTGGGGGCAGCCAGCGCCCTCATTCAGTTCGGGATGAACTGGGCGCAGAAGACGGTGTCACCGACGCGCGCCACAGTCATTTACACGGGTGAACCCGTCTGGGCGGGCTTGATTGGTCGTATAGCAGGGGAACGTTTACCACTGCTGGCGCTGTTTGGAGGCTTGCTGATCGTTCTGGGTGTCCTCGTCAGTGAATTACCTGTGCCAGCGCGGCTCCGCACCCTACTGGATCGTCGACGCCCCCAGGCGGACGAGCCACCTGCTGCGCCAGTCGCTCACCGACAGGATCACCAATCGTGA
- a CDS encoding PRTRC system ThiF family protein, giving the protein MHTLTFDPKEPLRLILVGVGGTGSLMLTHLVRLDQAIRALGGAGLHVTAFDPDVVSETNLTRQNFAPADIGRHKAVVLVERCNLYAGLCWDAYPRTLQDGDVKGAHVVISCVDSAQSRRAIHAAFRSQAPQYWLDCGNDAATGQVILGQVRQSPARLPHVLDRDPTMHTGVDDDRPSCSAAEALTRQHLFINPAVALQAAQLLGELLLNAKTPTCGAFINLAEPLRVVALPVPEGQPEVPRARRPKPLLKARRERRPRRPAA; this is encoded by the coding sequence ATGCACACCCTGACCTTCGACCCCAAGGAACCCCTCCGCCTCATCCTCGTGGGCGTCGGCGGCACCGGCAGCCTCATGCTCACGCACCTCGTCCGACTCGACCAGGCCATCCGCGCCCTCGGCGGCGCCGGCCTGCACGTCACGGCCTTCGATCCGGACGTGGTCAGTGAAACGAACCTCACCCGGCAGAACTTCGCCCCCGCCGACATCGGCCGCCATAAGGCCGTCGTGCTCGTCGAGCGCTGCAACCTGTACGCGGGCCTGTGCTGGGACGCGTACCCCCGTACCCTCCAGGACGGGGATGTGAAGGGCGCACACGTCGTCATCAGTTGCGTGGACAGCGCCCAGAGCCGCCGGGCCATCCACGCCGCCTTCCGCTCACAGGCCCCGCAGTACTGGCTGGACTGCGGGAACGACGCGGCCACCGGGCAGGTCATCCTCGGGCAGGTCCGGCAGAGCCCGGCGCGCCTCCCGCACGTCCTGGACCGCGACCCCACCATGCACACGGGCGTGGATGATGACCGCCCCAGCTGCTCAGCCGCGGAGGCCCTGACCCGTCAGCACCTGTTCATCAATCCGGCCGTCGCCCTCCAGGCGGCGCAGCTCCTCGGTGAACTCCTCCTGAACGCGAAGACGCCCACGTGCGGGGCGTTCATCAACCTCGCTGAGCCGCTGCGCGTCGTGGCGCTCCCCGTGCCCGAGGGGCAACCCGAGGTGCCGCGTGCCCGCCGCCCCAAGCCGCTGCTCAAAGCCCGCCGGGAACGCCGTCCCCGCCGTCCCGCCGCATGA
- a CDS encoding PRTRC system protein B: MSFQVTYPPSPAELMPQPLLPTLALLIYERATQHGSQVLLRKHAVRQGEGACTLGPAQALTRADVTDLTRLLAGQGLQRTRPTTLAVGLQCVAWWRPPGLRPMLFDAKYAQSRSVARLSGIPVPHPGLVFVATPGTLKVYAVTGDGLPTDDTPLLHAPYWNMFPGGQLCRGTTRYPEACTPASQDDWETAFFQSVFTGPSRTDRYMNWGQSYEELLDAALAAGTFPEQVLLPAGLTLAQALS, encoded by the coding sequence ATGTCCTTCCAGGTCACGTACCCGCCCAGCCCCGCCGAGCTCATGCCCCAGCCCCTCCTGCCCACCCTCGCTCTGCTGATCTACGAGCGCGCCACTCAACACGGCAGCCAGGTCCTCCTGCGCAAGCACGCCGTGCGGCAAGGCGAGGGCGCGTGCACGCTCGGACCCGCCCAGGCGCTCACCCGGGCCGACGTCACCGACCTCACGCGCCTCCTCGCTGGTCAGGGCCTGCAGCGCACCCGCCCCACGACCCTCGCGGTCGGCCTCCAGTGCGTCGCCTGGTGGCGGCCGCCCGGCCTGCGCCCCATGCTCTTCGACGCGAAGTACGCCCAGTCCAGGAGCGTCGCGCGCCTGTCCGGCATTCCGGTCCCTCACCCAGGTCTGGTCTTCGTCGCCACGCCCGGTACGCTCAAGGTGTACGCCGTCACCGGGGACGGGCTCCCCACGGATGACACGCCCCTGCTGCACGCCCCGTACTGGAACATGTTCCCCGGCGGGCAGCTGTGCCGCGGCACCACCCGCTACCCGGAGGCCTGCACGCCCGCCTCACAGGACGACTGGGAGACCGCGTTTTTCCAGTCCGTGTTTACCGGGCCCAGCCGCACCGACCGGTACATGAACTGGGGGCAGAGCTACGAAGAACTGCTCGACGCGGCCCTCGCCGCCGGGACGTTCCCCGAACAGGTGCTCCTGCCCGCCGGACTGACCCTCGCCCAGGCCCTGAGCTGA
- a CDS encoding RES family NAD+ phosphorylase gives MTLTLHRISRLQYAQHPDLAEHGYGAALYGGRWNSPDPGMVANRRLIYASDTLAQAMLEVIVHVDSPVLRSVPHAFVRFQVDEASISDLDVTQLPPTWNAHPGTPATQVIGDQWFDEQISPVLRVPSVILPLSVYGPGQSNYLINARHPQITRAVTLLGFEPLPFDPRL, from the coding sequence GTGACCCTGACCCTGCACCGCATCAGCCGCCTCCAGTACGCCCAGCACCCTGACCTCGCTGAACACGGGTACGGCGCAGCCCTGTACGGCGGCCGCTGGAACAGCCCCGACCCCGGCATGGTCGCCAACCGCCGCCTGATCTATGCCAGCGACACGCTCGCGCAGGCCATGCTCGAAGTGATCGTGCACGTGGACAGCCCCGTCCTGAGAAGCGTCCCGCACGCCTTCGTGCGCTTCCAGGTCGACGAGGCCTCCATCAGTGACCTCGACGTCACCCAGCTCCCGCCCACCTGGAACGCCCACCCGGGCACGCCCGCCACCCAGGTGATCGGCGACCAGTGGTTCGACGAGCAGATCTCCCCAGTCCTGCGCGTCCCCTCGGTCATCCTCCCTCTGAGCGTGTACGGGCCCGGGCAGAGCAACTACCTGATCAACGCCCGGCACCCGCAGATCACCCGGGCCGTCACCCTGCTGGGCTTCGAGCCCCTGCCGTTCGATCCGCGTCTCTGA
- the parS gene encoding type II RES/Xre toxin-antitoxin system antitoxin, with protein sequence MTHTFTPTRTVPPLPGTTLLGLKATTLLELGDAARQGFQTAALERFARHLGLTLADTLDLIRLSESTYHSYRRKGKPLSSDDSTQLYHLARVTEAAEAYFQSVTEAHRWLMTPRATFGDHTPLQFALLPGGAEYVTTVLSRLEHGVYT encoded by the coding sequence ATGACCCACACGTTCACCCCCACCCGCACCGTCCCCCCGCTCCCCGGCACGACCCTGCTCGGCCTCAAGGCCACCACCCTCCTCGAACTCGGCGACGCCGCCCGCCAGGGCTTCCAGACCGCCGCGCTCGAACGCTTCGCCCGCCACCTCGGCCTCACCCTCGCCGACACCCTCGACCTCATCCGCCTCAGCGAGAGCACGTACCACAGCTACCGCCGCAAGGGCAAACCCCTCAGCAGCGACGACAGCACCCAGCTCTACCACCTCGCCCGCGTCACCGAAGCTGCCGAAGCCTACTTCCAGAGCGTCACCGAAGCCCACCGCTGGCTCATGACCCCCCGCGCCACCTTCGGCGACCACACGCCCCTGCAGTTCGCCCTGCTGCCCGGTGGCGCCGAGTACGTCACGACCGTCCTCAGCCGCCTGGAACACGGCGTCTACACGTGA
- a CDS encoding type IV toxin-antitoxin system AbiEi family antitoxin: MFTVVVNNSFRVNIAADLDERRDAFNRLGGVLERIPGFNPIRADRHTPHAGRPDGHFTFKVGRKEHHVQFILLTHGYPKQVRSVIHELETTPRQGQTPSTYTVLVAPWFSPETVELAAAHGYGTLDLSGNYRLHFGPVFLERVGEAASPGVRRQAASLFAPKSARILRALLAVPETDWKVSELVALTGVSQGLVSRVRTELVQRGWAEASGSGVRISAAEELIRSWAAVHQDTPDYTWSGYTLLHGSRLNEAVLNIMSTPVTGQHTLLSGPSAAQWLAPYLRDERQYFQVTPQGFDRLYGALDLESEPSGNVVIRRTDDEGLFLDRIQVAPGYWLTSPVQTYVDLHREGERGQEAAEHLLRTYLQPVWSGNVAAADVPLRAQLSRYRSAL, encoded by the coding sequence ATGTTCACCGTTGTGGTGAACAACAGCTTTAGAGTGAACATCGCGGCCGATCTCGACGAGCGTCGTGACGCGTTCAACCGTCTGGGGGGAGTCCTAGAGCGCATCCCTGGTTTCAACCCTATCCGTGCCGACCGGCACACGCCTCACGCCGGGCGACCAGACGGCCACTTCACCTTCAAGGTGGGCCGCAAGGAACATCACGTGCAGTTCATCCTGTTGACCCACGGCTACCCGAAGCAGGTCCGGTCGGTCATCCACGAGCTCGAGACGACGCCCCGGCAGGGTCAGACGCCCAGCACCTACACCGTCCTGGTGGCACCCTGGTTTTCCCCTGAAACGGTCGAGCTCGCCGCCGCGCACGGGTACGGCACGCTCGACCTGAGTGGGAACTACCGCCTGCACTTCGGGCCCGTCTTCCTGGAACGGGTCGGTGAGGCCGCCAGCCCGGGTGTCCGGCGCCAGGCCGCGTCCCTGTTCGCTCCCAAATCAGCCCGGATTCTCCGGGCCCTCCTGGCCGTGCCTGAGACGGACTGGAAGGTCAGTGAGCTGGTCGCTCTCACCGGCGTCAGCCAGGGGCTGGTCAGCCGCGTCCGCACAGAGCTGGTGCAGCGCGGCTGGGCCGAGGCGAGTGGTAGCGGTGTCCGCATCTCTGCCGCCGAAGAGCTCATCCGGTCCTGGGCGGCCGTTCATCAGGACACCCCGGACTACACCTGGTCCGGGTACACCCTCCTGCACGGCTCACGACTGAACGAGGCCGTCCTGAACATCATGAGCACCCCGGTCACGGGACAGCATACGCTCCTGTCCGGCCCGTCCGCCGCGCAGTGGCTGGCCCCCTACCTCCGGGACGAGCGGCAGTATTTTCAGGTCACCCCGCAGGGATTCGACCGGCTGTACGGCGCCCTGGATCTGGAATCGGAACCCAGCGGCAACGTGGTGATTCGGCGCACCGACGATGAGGGTCTGTTCCTGGACCGCATCCAGGTGGCGCCGGGCTACTGGCTGACCAGTCCCGTGCAGACCTACGTCGACCTTCACCGGGAGGGGGAGCGGGGACAGGAAGCCGCCGAGCATCTCCTGCGGACGTACCTCCAGCCCGTATGGTCGGGGAACGTGGCAGCAGCCGACGTGCCCCTGCGGGCTCAACTCTCTCGCTACCGGAGTGCCCTGTGA
- a CDS encoding nucleotidyl transferase AbiEii/AbiGii toxin family protein gives MTGPGDALTYTERGGEATRRVLIELAHVLGAYRDRLVVIGGIVPTLLIDAPDTPHVGTLDIDLTLDAHGLREDQEYARIITLLEAQHYVRSGQDGGADLRAFQLQRTVDLADGGPVIPVVIDLLMPRGLKLKKNRPPVTPGLRVQEIDGGALALRHTVTHVLSGRTPDNWENSAQLRVVSLPAFLALKGDALKNRVKQKDAYDVYYVIRNSAHGPAALAEECRPLLSDPFAAAAYQEIAEKFRSAAAYGPGTVGTFLQGRLPPGLTVEQLRTDAFRQVAAWAKALGLPPQLWSGPDDR, from the coding sequence GTGACCGGGCCGGGCGACGCCCTGACCTACACCGAACGCGGCGGCGAAGCGACCCGCCGGGTCCTGATCGAGCTGGCTCATGTTCTGGGGGCCTACCGGGACCGCCTGGTGGTGATCGGCGGCATCGTCCCGACCCTGCTGATCGACGCGCCGGACACGCCGCACGTGGGTACCCTCGACATCGACCTCACCCTGGACGCACACGGTCTGCGCGAAGACCAGGAGTACGCCCGGATCATCACCCTGCTGGAAGCGCAGCACTATGTCCGCAGTGGCCAGGACGGCGGCGCGGACCTCAGGGCGTTTCAACTGCAGCGCACCGTGGATCTCGCCGACGGGGGCCCGGTCATTCCCGTGGTGATCGATCTGCTGATGCCCAGGGGCCTCAAATTGAAGAAGAACCGACCGCCTGTCACCCCCGGCCTGCGCGTGCAGGAGATCGACGGTGGGGCCCTGGCCCTGCGCCACACGGTCACTCACGTCCTGAGCGGCCGGACGCCGGATAACTGGGAAAATTCAGCGCAGCTGAGGGTGGTGTCGCTCCCGGCCTTCCTCGCGCTGAAAGGAGACGCCCTGAAGAACAGGGTTAAACAGAAGGACGCGTACGACGTGTACTACGTGATCCGGAACTCCGCGCACGGTCCGGCTGCCCTGGCTGAAGAATGCCGACCTCTGCTGAGTGACCCGTTCGCGGCGGCGGCCTATCAGGAGATTGCCGAGAAGTTCAGGAGTGCCGCCGCGTACGGACCTGGCACGGTGGGCACCTTCCTGCAAGGTCGACTGCCGCCTGGGTTGACCGTGGAGCAGCTCCGGACGGACGCCTTCCGGCAGGTGGCAGCCTGGGCCAAAGCGCTGGGCCTGCCACCGCAATTATGGTCCGGCCCAGACGACCGCTGA
- a CDS encoding PRTRC system protein B yields MVNVFLTPAPERRTPTPLAPEMALLLYGGHQRAAILKHPVHDTPQGYVLGPGQLLSREDQQRLVDFTAGTGLTFTVPTTLATGVHCVCWWVPPHTRPLLFDAKYDAARSVARLSGQPVPHPGLVFIASPGTLTVYAVRGDQRPTPSTALCHAPYWNMFSSAQVCRGTTRYPEACTPDTQDAWETAFFQSVFTGPSRTDRYMNWGKSYEELLDEARARGAFPDRVLLDAGKTLAGLA; encoded by the coding sequence ATGGTCAACGTGTTCCTCACCCCAGCCCCGGAGCGGCGCACCCCCACCCCCCTCGCCCCGGAGATGGCCCTGCTGCTGTACGGCGGCCACCAACGCGCCGCGATCCTCAAGCACCCCGTGCACGACACCCCGCAGGGCTACGTGCTCGGGCCGGGCCAGCTCCTCAGTAGAGAGGATCAGCAGCGCCTCGTGGACTTCACCGCCGGGACGGGGTTGACGTTCACGGTGCCGACGACCCTGGCGACCGGCGTGCACTGCGTGTGCTGGTGGGTGCCGCCCCACACGCGGCCCCTGCTGTTCGACGCGAAGTACGACGCGGCCCGCTCCGTCGCGCGCCTCAGCGGCCAGCCCGTCCCGCACCCCGGCCTGGTGTTCATCGCCTCGCCCGGCACGCTGACCGTGTACGCCGTACGTGGCGATCAGCGCCCCACCCCGTCCACGGCCCTGTGCCACGCGCCGTACTGGAACATGTTCAGTTCCGCCCAGGTGTGCCGTGGCACCACCCGCTACCCGGAGGCCTGCACGCCAGACACGCAGGACGCGTGGGAAACGGCGTTCTTCCAGTCGGTCTTCACCGGACCCAGCCGCACCGACCGGTACATGAATTGGGGCAAGAGCTACGAGGAACTGCTCGACGAGGCCAGGGCCCGGGGAGCCTTCCCGGACCGTGTGCTGCTGGACGCCGGGAAGACCCTGGCGGGGCTGGCATGA
- a CDS encoding PRTRC system protein C, with protein MTNPTASGQPQDLTRTFEFDGHTLADPNPKMTPEQVKQFYAPTHPELTTAGIGSPVTDLKAGTITITFIKNYGRKG; from the coding sequence ATGACGAATCCCACAGCCAGCGGTCAACCCCAGGATCTCACCCGCACGTTCGAGTTCGACGGGCACACCCTCGCGGACCCCAACCCGAAGATGACGCCCGAGCAGGTCAAGCAGTTCTACGCCCCCACGCACCCGGAACTCACCACCGCTGGGATCGGGAGCCCCGTCACGGACCTGAAGGCCGGGACGATCACCATCACGTTCATCAAGAACTATGGCCGGAAAGGCTGA